The genomic segment ggtgctatctagaacctcaaaatgttcttcagctgtccccataggataaccctttgaagaaccctttttatttcaaggtagaatccttttgggttccatgtagggcgggaggtagcctagtggttagagtgttgggccagtaactgaaaggttgctagatcaaatcccctggctgacaaggtaaaaatctgtcattctgcccctgaacaaggcagttaacccactgttccctggtaggccatcattggaaataagaatttgttcttaactgacttgccaagttaaataaaaacaaatgtaggatcctttccacagagggttctatgtggaaccaaaaaagggttctcctaggcAAAAAACCTCttggaacctttttttttttttttaagagtgtacctctctcacacacatacactcactcaaACAGCACAGCTCAATCACACCAGATCATTACATTAACTTCACTGAATACAATGATAGAGCTGTGTCTTGTGTGCTGCTTGGGTGATAATCTTGTCAGGCTGTGGGAATCTGTAACATGAGTTAACAGTCCCAGATTTCCAGTTGATCCCGCATGATGGACTGATTGATTTACAGCAGTGTCACCGGGTCACAGGAGGGACGGCATGctttacacaggcagccaataccattgtctggtgtgtgtgtgtgtgtgtactatataTACCAGCCTATGCCTACATGCTTGCATAAAAGCCTTCAGTCCAAAAGCTTTCAACAAAGAGAGCACCGAACAGTGGTAAGGGAACATCAGTAGAGGATTTAGTGATTATTATCAATCAAACTGTCTTATTATTGATTTGGTAATGTATTGCACTGATTGGTAGCTAGTTAATGTTAATTTATCATACTCATACCATGAGGGGTTTATACCTCAACTGTAACTTTTCTGGgatgtctctctgactctacgTCTCTGATACTAAACAGACTGCTCTCTCTCGCAAACGTTCAACAATGGCTGATGAGTAAGTACTACTTTCAAGAATGTTGTTACATAGGCAGTGTTTATTTACTCCTAAATAGCTAATTTGTCATATTGAAATTAATGTTTTGTTTAGAAGTGAGTGAAGTCCATGCAttcatatgtctgtctgtctgtctctgtatgtatctgtctgtctgtctgtctctgtatgtctgtctgtctgtctgggtgggtggctttctgtctctccctccttaaACTCTAAATGGCCATTGCAGTGATGTAAGTTTTTCTTTTAACTCTTTTGAAGTAAATCAAAATGAAATGTTTTGATGTGTATgtgtactgactgtgtgtgtgtcctcagaaTGCCCCCATGCCCATCACTCCAAAGGTCGAACACACCAAGGTAGATCTAATGTAATAATTGTCCATCTGTTACAATGGAAATATGTCTGGAACTCtgctcccaacacaacacacaaagcGCTCCCAACACATCTACAGGTGTTATCAATATCAATGTTAACTCTCTTCTCTTGTTTTACCTCTCTTGTTTTATTTTCAGGGAAAGGTATGACAGGTGTGGGTAGGACTGAGTGGGGTACGCCAGTCATAGAGAGTTTGGCTAATTTTAGAGCTGGACGCCATGTTGCTGCCTCTGAACATTCTATTAATCCAGTCTTAACACGTATTTGCATTATAATTTTTGCAGTTCAGTTAGCTAGCTTTGTGTAGTTAACTTAATAAAATAATATGTGAACTGCTAGGCCCCTATTGTCCAGGAAGAAGCAAAATGGCTGCTGCTGAATTATGTAATTTTGTGTAAATGTGTCTTAATGTGCTTTTTGGTTTAAACCGCCATCGCCAATCTCTCTATGTTTATGGCTCTGGGATAGACCTGTGTGGGGTATGGCTGTAGCAATATGTGGGGTAGGGCCATTGCTCTCAAATATAATGCGTACGGAACCTAAATATAAAGAGTACTGGCACCCAAAATGAATACTGGCACCTATTCCAGTCCACCTCGAGCACTGGGTAGGACTGTAGGAATGTGTGGGGTAGAGTTGTGTGGGATAGGCTTTTGAGGGGTAGGGCTGTGTGGGGTAAAAATGCATGGGGTAGGGAGTTGTGAGGTAGGCCCGTGTGGGGTAAGAATGTGTGGGGTAGGGGTTATTGGGGTATGGATTTGTGGGGTAGAGTTATGTGGGTTAGggttgtatatacagtattacaatcttagaaaaaaaggtgctatttcaaaacaaaaagggttcttggctttccctataggagaaccctttgaagaaccccttttggatccaggtacaacccttttggttccaggtagaacccctttgggttccatgtagaaccctttccacagagggttctacatggaacccaaaagagttctaccttgaaccaaaaatAATTATACCTGGACCAAAAAGGCAGATCTATTTCAGGAGCAATACCACATATTCTAACTGTTTTGAAACAAGCAAACTTCCACACTGGCTTTATACAGATGTGGCCCAAATCTAGGACCTTGGAACAGAATGTCACACCCCCAATTATTAAACACTTatttaaatataatttatttgttttattttcagcCCAAGTCCAAGATCTCGTCCTCCCGCAAGGTGTCACTGAAGGTAACAAATGCAAGCATGGacgcaaacacatgcacacacatacgcatgcacacaaacacacacacacacacacacacacacaaaagcaccaTCTCCTCCACACCGTCAAGCTACCCAAAACAGCTGATACTgagtaacagacacacacaccacctctccaACCTCCGTTCGTCTACCCCCACCAGATCCTCCTATTGTCACGTGCattggaggagctggaggcagagaAACAagccagagaggaggagaaggttcGCTACCTAGGGGAGCAGCTCCCGCCCCTGCAGGTGTCTGGCCTGTCCTTGGAGGAGCTGCAGGTGAGTGACAGACACTACAGCAAATCTGGGAGGAACATGAAGAACTACAGAGGTACTTTACCATTAGAAATAAGGGCtacctcctgagtggcgcagcggtctaaggcactgcatcgcagtgcttaaggcgtcactacagacccgggtttgatcctcGGCTGTGTCATagctggccgtgactgggagacccatgaggtggcgcacaattggctcagtgtcgttcgggttaggggagggtttggccggacgggacttccttgtcccatcacgctctagcaacTCTTTGTGGCAGGCCGgatgcctgcaagctgacttggTCGCCAGCtgttgcggctggcttccggattaagcgagcagtgtgtcaataagcagtgcggcttggcagggtcgtttATCAGAGGTCGCACGGCTCTTGACCTGCGtgtctcccgagtccgtaggggagttgcagcgatgggacaagactgtaactaccaattggatatcatgaaattggggagaattaAAGGATAAAAGTACAAAATAAAAGTACAAAATAAGGGCTACATgcatactgtgtgtatgtgttgtagaAACTGTGTAAGCAGCTCCATACCAGGATTGACCAAGTGGATGAAGAGCGCTATGACTGTGAGGCCAAAGTCTACAAGAACGGCAAAGACGTATGAAACCACTTAACCACCTACAGTACTACACACATCCACACTTATTTAAACAAACATCAATCATCCATCATCGTTTTATTAGTTTAATGTCATGGACCATGTACAACAAATAGCAGTAATCTGATCCCTTCCACCACTGCAGATCCACGAGTTGAAGCTGAAGGTGATGGACATGGGGGGTAAGTTTAAGAAGCCAGCTCTGAGGAAGGTCAGAGTATCAGCAGAAGAGATGATGAGAGCACTGCTGGGCACCAAACACAAAGAACACATGGACCTCCGATCCAACCTCAAGTCTGTCAAGAAAGAGGACATCAAACAGGAGAAGGTGAGCAAAGAtgaaactacagacagacagatatgcaGACATAGAATACAGACAGCAAACCTGGGATCTAACAATAAGCCTGATGAATTGATTCTGGCCAGCTAGGACTGGTTTGATGCGGTTATTTCTGGTCCGATGTGGTCTTGTTTGCCCCGGCAGGAGGGCAACCTGGAAGTGGGAGACTGGAGGAAGAACGTGGAGGCCATGTCGGGCATGGAGGGCAGGAAGAAGATGTTCGATGCTGGTGGTGGCCAATAAGGTGGTTCCTCACCACATGGGGACTTCCATGACACTGAGGGCTAAAAAAAATgtaggagacagaagagaggagagagagtgagagggactgGGAAAACCTGTGTCCATGAATGAACTAAACTAAAAGGTGCACAACTCAGGTCCTAAACCAGGGCTTTTAGACACCACACGTCACACTTCTGAGTCTCTGTGTCAAAGGTATTGCTGCTGTAGAGCTCATGTTGCCTGCTGCAGGTTATAGCGTAGCTACATAAGTGCCTATCAAATCACTACTGTATTTAGTCTAACCAATGTTGTCTCAAGTAGTATCTTTTTTTTAATCAAGTTAAGTTTAAGGAATGTGAATATACTTAACTGCCCAATGTTATTTGTAAAAAGTCAGAAACATGTAAATAGTAATTGTGTTGACTTAGCCTACACATACTGACTTGTCTGTAGTAACATAGCCAAATGAAATGGCATAACCCCAAAAACATATTAAAAATCACTGTAATTCAAAAACCGAAGGTTGTATATACGAATGTTTGACAGCCAGTTGCACAGCATGCTATAGCACCACTATTATAGACTACTGTACATAATATGTATACTGTATTATGAACATAGTagagttacagagttacaccTGTGGCGTCTCATGAGTCAACAAAACAATTAGATGCTTCATTTTCTATTTTATGAATTGATCATTTCAATATAAATTTGACACAGTGATGAATGTACTCTGCATACCACCATGCAGGCAGCTGACATATCAGTGTGTGTGGAATGGGATGACCTTGCCTTCAGACATCCTGACACAGTGTTAACCTCTGACCCAGGATATACTTAGCCTCTGTTCCTTCCAAGAATTCATTCCACTCTGACAATAAATGCCTCAGATACATCACAGGCGACCTCAGTATAACATCACTGAATGACCTCGGAATGACAGGTGAAGGTTGAGATTGGAGGGATGGAATCAGAAACACCTCAGGCATGCAAAAACAGAGGCTACCAGAGGTggaacacaggtgtgtgtgtgtgttggctcacTCGCTCGTTGTCTGTATATGTACAGATAAAAAAAATTACTTGCTCACTCAGAATAGTTTTTTTGCACTTTTGTGCCACCAAACTTCAAACAAACGTATTACATCACATTGGATAAAAAAATTAGACACATCACAAACTGTAAACTCTATTTATTGCTAAAATTAAAGTAGACCCATTcagctgctctgactgactgcatATTGTCACAGTCAGTGTAGTTTTAGACTGTTTACTTGTTCGATATCATCAATATTTCACAATAAAGAGTATATGCACTGGCACAACAATAcaaatagctagctaacattgtagAAAATATATATCAGTTGGGTCAGTCAGTGTCTCTCTGAGCCTGTGTGTTAGAGGCACAGGTCAGCAACCTCTCCAGCCACCC from the Salmo salar chromosome ssa17, Ssal_v3.1, whole genome shotgun sequence genome contains:
- the LOC123728136 gene encoding troponin I, slow skeletal muscle isoform X1, giving the protein MPTCLHKSLQSKSFQQREHRTVTALSRKRSTMADDDNAPMPITPKVEHTKGKPKSKISSSRKVSLKILLLSRALEELEAEKQAREEEKVRYLGEQLPPLQVSGLSLEELQKLCKQLHTRIDQVDEERYDCEAKVYKNGKDIHELKLKVMDMGGKFKKPALRKVRVSAEEMMRALLGTKHKEHMDLRSNLKSVKKEDIKQEKEGNLEVGDWRKNVEAMSGMEGRKKMFDAGGGQ
- the LOC123728136 gene encoding troponin I, slow skeletal muscle isoform X2 yields the protein MPTCLHKSLQSKSFQQREHRTVTALSRKRSTMADDDNAPMPITPKVEHTKPKSKISSSRKVSLKILLLSRALEELEAEKQAREEEKVRYLGEQLPPLQVSGLSLEELQKLCKQLHTRIDQVDEERYDCEAKVYKNGKDIHELKLKVMDMGGKFKKPALRKVRVSAEEMMRALLGTKHKEHMDLRSNLKSVKKEDIKQEKEGNLEVGDWRKNVEAMSGMEGRKKMFDAGGGQ